The following are encoded together in the Babylonia areolata isolate BAREFJ2019XMU chromosome 18, ASM4173473v1, whole genome shotgun sequence genome:
- the LOC143292829 gene encoding ubiquitin-conjugating enzyme E2-24 kDa-like — translation MSASQPQPGPSGNTSGSNQSRPRPPNSQTPPDKDQKIPPKMTKNLSTSARRLQRELAEITLEPPPNCSAGPKGDNLYEWVSTILGPKGSVYEGGVFFLDIHFSTDYPFKPPKVVFRTRIYHCNINSQGVICLDILKDNWSPALTISKVLLSVCSLLTDCNPHDPLVGSIAQQYTTNREEHDRIARQWTKRYAT, via the exons ATGTCAGCATCGCAGCCTCAGCCAGGGCCTTCAGGAAATACATCAGGTTCTAACCAGAGCCGACCACGTCCACCGAATTCACAGACACCCCCGGATAAAGACCAGAAGATACCACCTAAAATGACAAAAAACTTGAGCACCAGTGCACGAAG ATTACAACGTGAACTGGCAGAAATAACTCTAGAACCTCCGCCTAATTGCAG TGCAGGCCCTAAAGGTGACAACCTGTATGAATGGGTCTCCACCATCCTTGGTCCAAAGGGGTCTGTGTATGAAGGAGGCGTGTTTTTTCTGGATATCCACTTTTCTACAGACTACCCATTTAAACCACCAAAG GTTGTTTTTCGCACACGCATCTACCACTGCAACATCAACAGCCAAGGGGTGATCTGCCTTGACATTCTGAAGGACAACTGGAGTCCTGCGCTGACCATTTCCAaagttctgctgtctgtctgctccctgCTCACTGACTGCAATCCTCATGACCCTCTGGTGGGCAGCATTGCACAGCAATACACAACCAACCGGGAGGAGCATGATCGCATAGCTCGCCAGTGGACCAAGCGCTATGCTACGTAG